A DNA window from Hordeum vulgare subsp. vulgare chromosome 1H, MorexV3_pseudomolecules_assembly, whole genome shotgun sequence contains the following coding sequences:
- the LOC123416576 gene encoding uncharacterized protein LOC123416576, with protein MVSMSPSAADGGGDGDEELTAKSSLAALPRGQRARRWPRVPGGTGDPRHGADRGCRPEHPLAAHAPQAGYLEGNALAGGVPGKVLSRMSSLCYPSLAGNRLEGTLPPELGDVRGLVRGAPRRFRGLVTRTFSLLLRCSFVMLCTAVDRNPGEKCRNWASRT; from the coding sequence ATGGTGTCGATGTCGCCCTCGGCGGCGGACGGAGGGGGCGATGGGGACGAGGAGTTGACGGCGAAGTCATCTCTAGCAGCTCTACCTCGAGGGCAACGCGCTCGCCGGTGGCCTCGAGTTCCTGGAGGCACTGGTGATCCGCGACATGGGGCGGATCGGGGTTGCCGTCCCGAGCACCCTCTCGCGGCTCACGCGCCTCAAGCAGGCTACCTCGAGGGCAACGCGCTCGCCGGCGGCGTACCCGGGAAGGTGTTGTCTAGGATGAGCTCCCTCTGCTACCCCTCGCTCGCCGGCAACCGGCTGGAGGGCACGCTGCCGCCGGAGCTCGGGGACGTTCGCGGTCTAGTCCGAGGAGCTCCTCGTCGCTTCCGTGGCTTAGTGACACGGACATTCTCTCTTTTGCTTCGTTGTTCATTTGTGATGTTGTGCACTGCAGTAGATAGGAATCCAGGGGAGAAGTGTAGGAACTGGGCATCGAGGACGTGA